In the genome of Leptolyngbya subtilissima AS-A7, one region contains:
- the recA gene encoding recombinase RecA — protein sequence MAAKKGGSKEQTEKEKALTLVLGQIERNFGKGSIMRLGDAARMKVETIPTGALTLDLALGGGLPKGRVIEIYGPESSGKTTVALHVLAEVQKMGGVAAFVDAEHALDPIYAAALGVNVEELLVSQPDTGEMGLEVVDQLVRSSAIDVVVVDSVAALVPRAEIEGEMGDAHVGLQARLMSQALRKITGSIGKSQCTVIFLNQLRQKIGISYGNPEVTTGGNALKFYASVRLDIRRIQTLKKGTEEYGIRAKVKVAKNKVAPPFRIGEFDILFGQGISTMGCLVDLAEQHGVIVRKGAWYSYEGDNIGQGRENTIQRLQEDAEFAAKVEAQVREKLEIGGAIADIADVEIEVEDETYLDEDE from the coding sequence ATGGCGGCAAAGAAAGGCGGAAGCAAAGAGCAAACCGAAAAGGAAAAAGCCCTCACGCTGGTGCTGGGCCAGATTGAGCGCAACTTTGGCAAAGGCTCCATCATGCGCCTAGGCGATGCTGCCCGCATGAAGGTTGAAACGATTCCTACTGGCGCACTAACCCTCGACCTAGCCCTAGGCGGCGGCCTGCCCAAGGGACGAGTCATCGAAATTTATGGCCCTGAAAGCTCGGGCAAAACCACCGTGGCCCTGCACGTACTGGCTGAAGTGCAGAAAATGGGTGGAGTCGCGGCCTTTGTGGATGCTGAGCATGCCCTCGACCCGATCTATGCCGCCGCTCTGGGTGTCAACGTCGAAGAACTGTTGGTATCCCAGCCCGATACGGGTGAAATGGGGCTTGAGGTGGTCGATCAGCTGGTGCGATCGTCCGCCATTGACGTCGTCGTGGTTGACTCCGTAGCCGCCCTAGTGCCCCGAGCTGAGATTGAAGGCGAAATGGGCGATGCTCACGTGGGCCTTCAGGCACGACTGATGAGCCAAGCTCTGCGGAAGATCACCGGCAGCATTGGCAAGTCGCAATGCACAGTCATTTTCTTGAACCAGCTGCGGCAGAAGATCGGCATCTCCTACGGCAACCCCGAAGTTACCACCGGGGGCAACGCGCTCAAGTTCTACGCCTCGGTGCGCCTCGATATTCGCCGCATTCAAACCCTGAAGAAAGGCACCGAAGAATACGGCATTCGCGCCAAGGTCAAGGTGGCTAAAAACAAGGTAGCCCCACCCTTCCGCATTGGCGAATTTGACATTCTCTTTGGCCAGGGCATCTCGACCATGGGCTGCCTAGTTGACCTAGCTGAGCAGCACGGCGTGATTGTTCGCAAAGGAGCCTGGTACAGCTACGAAGGCGACAACATCGGCCAAGGGCGTGAGAACACGATTCAGCGCCTGCAAGAGGATGCTGAGTTTGCCGCCAAGGTTGAAGCCCAGGTGAGAGAGAAACTCGAAATCGGCGGCGCGATCGCAGATATAGCCGACGTGGAGATCGAGGTCGAAGACGAAACCTACTTGGACGAGGACGAGTAA
- a CDS encoding superoxide dismutase family protein, translating to MADSAGSAVVIHSEPDDYLTDPAGDRSDRLACGVTVPNQ from the coding sequence ATCGCAGACAGCGCCGGCAGTGCCGTTGTCATTCACTCAGAGCCCGATGACTACCTCACCGATCCGGCAGGCGATCGCAGCGATCGCTTGGCCTGTGGGGTAACTGTGCCAAACCAATAG